AGAAACACGAAAATAAACCTTCGTAAAATTATCTACATCCTTTTTAGGATTTTGTCTGATTTCACCTTTCATTGTATCGCCTTTCAACGTTACAATGTATCCTTTTACAAAAGTCATTTGACCAAAAGCACTTGTGTTTAAAAGCATTCCAGACAAACACAACATTCCAAGAAATATTTTTTTCATTGATTTTGTTTTTAATTTTAAAAAAATTGAACTCAACAAATAACCTGTTTTTATTTTAGAAAATAAAATTATTAGCTAAAAATTATTTGTCTTGATATATTAATTCAAGTAATAATTGTCCGACTACATTCAATGTTTTTTTATTGATAACGCTCATGTTATCGCTGTGGCAATGGTGGAAATAGGGATAATTTCTGCGAGCGGGATCGTAATGTACAATGTCAATTGTAGGAATTCCAGTAATCGCATTTACGTAATAATGATCGTCCGTTGTTTCACCCGTTTTTGCATCAATAAAATAATTAGAATAACCCAATTTTGCCGCGGTTTCCCAAACTTTTTGTACCACATTTGGCGCAAAACGCATCGAAGTTCCTTCCATCGGAAAAGTGGCGTTTGCCGCGCCCACCATATCTAACAGAATACCATATTTAGCAGAATAATTTGGCGTCGGTAAATTTTTCGACCAATATTGAGAACCCAAACACCAGGTATCTGGCGTTTCTGAATTTTCTTCGCCATAATCTTCAATGTCAAAAAACACAATGTCTACACCAGTTCCAGTCTTTTGTAAATTTAATTGTCGCGCTACTTCCAATAAAACACCTACACCGCTTGCTCCATCATCGGCGCCATCAAAAGGTTTTGTTGGGTTAATACTGTCTAAATCTGCCCAAGGGCGCGTATCCCAGTGCGCCGTTAATAAAATACGATTGTTGGATTCCGGCTTATAAGATGCCGTAATATTTTTCAAAATGAAAGATTTGGAATCGTAAGTTGTTACGGTTGCTTGTTGTACAATAACTTTCAATCCGTATGATTTTAATTTCTCGATTAAAAAATCAGCGCAATTTTCGTGTGCTTTTGTACCTGGGATTCGAGGCCCAAAATCTACTTGTGTTTTTATAAATGTGTAGGCTGAATCCGAATTAAACTGCGGCGCAATCACCTGTGGTGCTTGTGTTACAGCTTTTTCGGTGCTTGTTGTGGAAGTTTGATTTTGCGAATTATTATTACAAGCGATAAACAGGAAAAAAATAATTACTGTTCCGAAAATTATTTTTTTGTTATTCCTGAATTGTCCAGTTTGCGCCATCTTTGGTGTCTTTAATAGTGATATTTAATTGAGAAAGGTCATCTCGTATTTTATCCGAAACAGAAAAATCTTTTTTTGCTTTTGCATCGTTCCGAAATGCTAAAATCATTTTCATAACACCATCCAAAGCTCTATTATTATTCGTTTCTGTTGTTTCGGATTGCAATCCGAAGATGTCAAAAA
This genomic window from Bacteroidia bacterium contains:
- a CDS encoding M28 family peptidase encodes the protein MAQTGQFRNNKKIIFGTVIIFFLFIACNNNSQNQTSTTSTEKAVTQAPQVIAPQFNSDSAYTFIKTQVDFGPRIPGTKAHENCADFLIEKLKSYGLKVIVQQATVTTYDSKSFILKNITASYKPESNNRILLTAHWDTRPWADLDSINPTKPFDGADDGASGVGVLLEVARQLNLQKTGTGVDIVFFDIEDYGEENSETPDTWCLGSQYWSKNLPTPNYSAKYGILLDMVGAANATFPMEGTSMRFAPNVVQKVWETAAKLGYSNYFIDAKTGETTDDHYYVNAITGIPTIDIVHYDPARRNYPYFHHCHSDNMSVINKKTLNVVGQLLLELIYQDK